ttgtagatgtgtaaaacatttaatttgaagTACTCTTTCTGTTCCCATAGGTCAGCCCGGTGCACTCTCAAACACAACCTTCAGTTGACTCAGTACACTTTCTCGTGCCATCCTGCCATCAAACCTCCTCATCCTATCTTCAGAGCATCGACCTTACTCACCATGTCCGACCAACCCACCCAGTCCTACCACGAAGGGGCCTATAAGTCCCTGATGAGAGGCTTGACAGAGCTGAACATCCTTGTGGACAGTGTTCCCTGTGAGCTGGTGCTGAGTGGAGACCATGCCTTTCCTTTGGCAATGAACAGCCAAGGCCAGGTCCTGATGGCGGCCTCTCTGTACGGCAGTGGAAGGATTGTGGTCCTGAGTCATGAGTCCTACCTGACCCTCTTTCCTGCTCTGGTGGAGAACGCAGTGACCTGGCTGAGAGGAGATGGATCTGATAACCTGTCTGTCGGGGTCCACAATAGCGCCAAGTGGGTCGCTAAAAACCTCAGCAAGTCCGGCTTCAACGTCCAAGTTGTTGGGAAATTCAGTGACAGTGCTGGGGTcggtgtgtatgtgactgatGCCTACAGCGTGGCTCCAGACGCAAATGACCTGGTGGCGTTTATGAAAGCTGGAGGAGGAGTGCTGATAGGCGGGCAGGCGTGGCACTGGGCTACAAGTCATCCTCCCGAGACCACAATTCTTCAATTTCCAGGGAATAAGGTGTCTGGTGTATCAGGGATCAACTTTACTCCATATTATGGGACGGCAGAGATCCTGCCTGTTCCCCCTCACATCCCATCCTCATGGATGGCTTTACGGTGAGAGTATACTCCTCTTTTAAGTCGTATAGACTGTTTTTTGTAATCTGAAAAGGTTTAAagttttcttctccttcttccccTTCTCCCTcggtttttctctctctttgctctAAAACAGTGTTGGTAAAAATTTTGAGGATGACTGGAAGTCCTTACTTCAGGGGGTTTCAGAGTTTGACCTCGGGCGTGATTTAGTGGCTTCTGAGGTTCTGGTCCACGGCCCACTAGCCTTCCCCATTGGTACCACTGAGGATGGGCGAGCGTTCCTGGCAGGAACCTACTATGGGAAGGGACGAGTCATTGCGATTGCACATGAAGCTCCTATGTCATCAAAGGTCAGTCTAAAGTATTTTGAATTTCTTTCACCTTCTGAACCCCAAAATGGGGTTAAGGGTTAGGGGTAAGGGGTTacggtttgggttagggttggggttggggatTAGGTGTTAATATTAAGGATAGGGTAAGGGTTGGGGATTAGTTGTTAATATTaaggatagggttagggttaagttttagggttaggggttagctTTAGGTTTTAGGgccagggttagggtttagggttggggttggggttaggaTTAGGTGTTAGGTTAGGGGACAAAAGTAAACTAATCCCATGGGGAAAAGGTTACTAGGCACAGGTTAAGTCTTGTGTCAGGTAATCTGGGGCCGTATGTTGCTGAACTAAAGtagtgataataaataaaataaacagggataaaacttgtttatccaattaaaaaaacaacagaagggGGATCCCCGGGAGGAGGTCAAAAGGGTCAAAGGAGTAGCAGAATGTAAATCCTGAGGGCATATTTAGAGTGAATTACATAATAAGGAGAAAATGGAACTAGTGAGACGACGGGACATTTAAACCCCATAAATAGGTGTATTGGAGGAGTGAAAGTCATCATGGCCAGGTAACCAGATGGAGGAGATAGGGGCCAGGAAAGAGGGAAAAACCCTAAAATTATATGAGGAATATAAAAAGCAATTCATAATATATAACAGAAATCAACTCACATCtataatgaaaaagaaagagaagttaAACCCTAAGATATAGAtataaatcattaaataaagGTAAATTCATAAAACCTGGGagtaaatatatacaaaagAATGAGGTGAGGTTGGGGGTAGGGTTAGGGAGTAGGGGTAAGgaggttaaggttagggtaaagGGCATcatttaaatgagacattttaaaaacataacataatGTGATTCAGACAAAAAAGATCTCATAACTGTTTTGTATCTGCTCTCCAacgactgttggaaagttcaaattttgacgataatgcctgttaagtttctgttgttgtggggttcagagggttaaatgacgAGAAAGAATAAGTAAAATTAAGTACATAGTGAAAACACAGCATTGTGTATCAGGTATGAAGTACAGTATGTTATGTCACTGTTTGCAAATGCTCACTTAACTTATTACCTTTTATTGAGGTATCATCAGTGTGTTAAATAATGtcacatattttcttttaataataaGAATTCCTTTCATTACAGGCACTGTCTTCATTTTGGAACAATGCCATTGGTTGGTTGGACCAAGGCCGGAAGGGGGTAGTTGGTGTTGTGCCAGGGCGCGGCTATCTCAGCCAGTCAGGGTTACAGTATGAGGAGACAGAGTTCAGGAAAGacctgagtgtgtttgtttgtgacgTGTACAGCGACCAACACATGGAGGAAATCCAAGACTTTGTAGCAGAGGGAGGAGGCCTGCTGATTGGTGGACACGCATGGTACTGGGCACAGACTCATCCTGGGCGAAACCCAATGACTGATTTCTTAGGTGAGTTTTATTCTGTGATTCTGGTGTACAGCATGTTTGCCTCGACACTCATCAGGCACAATAACGCAAATACAACCCCTCATAAAGATttccacagaaaaacacacacatgcgttcataagcgcgcacactcctccagatacacatgcttcaaacacacacacacacacacacacaggtaagtttatgtgattttagttagacacacacacatgcacacacacttctccagatacacatgtttcacacacacacacacacacacattttgaggttaaagggcataggttgctgtataaataaatacttaaaaatgaatgcttgttgtaggtgtgcttcttgtatattatatagtattataacattactagtattaattgtttgaaatctctaaagaatctcatcatagtgtaaacacaccggcagtagcccccgtggccctttcagaatttccccagaggaaattttctagttattgttgttgttgttgttgttgtacatagaattcactgaaATTTGGTATTCAAGATCATTAAgcaaatgaataataatgtaaaaaacaacaacaaataaaaacaatactttacagatttcaaattcaattttatggttaatatttgtaacaaaagtattttacctattttatggcatttgaacttaatgtggaaaaaagaagccctttttaaaataatacagtgaAGTTCtagagtttaatttacagtGTAGTTGCATAATGTTTTATGCTGTTTTGCAAATGGCACATCATACTGTTGCCATTGTCTATTTTCCCCCTTCAGGAACTGTTTGGGCTGACAGCAGTTGGAATTCAGTCTGATAACTTTGTgcctctctttaaaaaaaatagtttagcATGTTGTGTTTTGAGTTTGCGTATGTCCATTTCTGATCCAGCCCAAACCCTATAAAGCAGGATGCTACTTGTTGCAACTGAAATGTAAAAGAAGAAGCTGAATATACTTTTAATTGTATAAAACTGGTACCAGAATGTATTTGAACTGATTTGTCAAACCCTAGTCATTAATTTTGGAGCATAAAACCAGTAAATTGATTCAGACTTGTTGAACTTTGTTTCAGGAAACAAAATCCTGAACAAAATGGGTTTAAGCCTGTTGGCGGCAACGATTGGAGCAGGTACCTACAAGGCCACGAAGGAAACATACCACTTTCGCCAGGTTCTGCATTCCTTTGTTGGTCATGTTACCCAGGGCACAACACTCACCGAGCAGGATGAGGAAGAGCTTGAAAAACTGGAGTCTGGGTGCATCAACTTCTTGAACATGAAGGCCTATGATAGCTACTCCTACACACAGGTGCTGACCATCCTCACTGACATGTTGAAGTCCCACATGCCACAGGTAGGCATCGAATTACTTTATGTTATACATACTAATAatcacaaaacaataaaagagaaCTCTAATGACATTGGCATTTAGTTTAAAGGTTTACAGACATTGAATAGTGTGTACTACCAGTGAGTCAGAGACTGAGCGATCAGGTTGTGTTACAGAGATCTGTTTTGTAATAACTtatatttgctttatttcaaggTGAGTGAGAACAACCCTGTGAAGACTCCCACGGACCACCTACTCCTCAGTCTCGGGATAGAGGTATATAATGTGTCCCCAGATCGTGATGCTCTCCTGCCGTACCTCATCCATGATGCCAAGATGCCTTTTGTCTACAACCGAAGGCTCAGGATTAATGCTGACACAGCAGGTCAGACCACATTGTTCTGAACAGAAATGTGTGAAATGATTATGAGATAACCAGCATGCAACCCTGTTGTTTGTCGTACATGCACGTCTGAGTATGAACTTTGTTGCTCTGTGTATGTGTCAGGATCGGCCGAGTGGATCAGTACTGGCCTGTACCTCTCGCCGGGTTTGAAGACTGAGATGATCATGCCAGCAGAACTCGTCAACAAGAACTGGATGGTAGGCTTACAGTACACAAAACCACAGggtacaacaacaaacaggcaTTGAGAGAGAAGAACACAGACAAAATACACATAAGTACAGAAaacaatggggaaaaaaagcaggaaGTCAGGTTTTCTGAAAAGAGTGAAGAGCAGTAACAGTAaacaatgaattaattaattttcaattcaaaCCTTTTCGGTGTTGATTGATTTAAATATGCATCTTAGAAAATCAGACTACAGtttcaaaaacaaagacagaataagaaaGACCAcacacaaattatatatcaaaacgtgcggtttgatcgggatcggtgtgctattacttttctctatggaatacgaatttttcgcgacgtaagtcgcgaaaaactgcccaaaattttgcattgaaatgaatgggacggccgaaagaaaatgagcaaaaaagaacattaattgaagatattcagacgtctacttctccggcataatttcccctagagactccatttaaactttaaacagtagacacaagtcttgtgtattggtgtattactttgcgtttcgataggtcatatagttttttatcaatccctgttcaatgaccatgatcatttttggagaaattctgagattataatgggtgtgtattgcacggaatgttcgtgtcagagtgtgtgacatcatcgccagagtgtagcgggagaggtaaaactgtcaaaaaataaatttgaaaactgcgctccaggccgcaaattccactctacagaaataatttatacatagaaatgtaggttaatttgtcttctcactcacaatcctctggtaaagctgtcagagttatagtttgggcgtacgacgcaaagatgcgccaccaaaaccaccaacagcctcattggctcccatattaaaaacgcaggaagatttcggaaaaagtgagatttaactgtttttttagatcgctctaacaaagctattttttcatttttctttaaaaaaaacatatgtagaggttcaggaagaactcaggacgctcaaagtgaagtcggatcaatgataggtattatggttttgccaaaaatgctttctgtttgaggccagaaatttcactctgcccacctctggctgctttcactctgccagaagattccacagctgttaattctgttgattgctctgctctgattggtcgaccccaacgctttgatgctttgatgtgattacagttacagatacacacacacacacacacacacacacacacacacactggtcatttaatgtaataacagttaaagatacatgcacgcacacacacacacacacacacacacatttgcgagcgta
This is a stretch of genomic DNA from Centropristis striata isolate RG_2023a ecotype Rhode Island chromosome 4, C.striata_1.0, whole genome shotgun sequence. It encodes these proteins:
- the LOC131969464 gene encoding TRPM8 channel-associated factor homolog isoform X1 — its product is MCKTFNLKYSFCSHRSARCTLKHNLQLTQYTFSCHPAIKPPHPIFRASTLLTMSDQPTQSYHEGAYKSLMRGLTELNILVDSVPCELVLSGDHAFPLAMNSQGQVLMAASLYGSGRIVVLSHESYLTLFPALVENAVTWLRGDGSDNLSVGVHNSAKWVAKNLSKSGFNVQVVGKFSDSAGVGVYVTDAYSVAPDANDLVAFMKAGGGVLIGGQAWHWATSHPPETTILQFPGNKVSGVSGINFTPYYGTAEILPVPPHIPSSWMALRVGKNFEDDWKSLLQGVSEFDLGRDLVASEVLVHGPLAFPIGTTEDGRAFLAGTYYGKGRVIAIAHEAPMSSKALSSFWNNAIGWLDQGRKGVVGVVPGRGYLSQSGLQYEETEFRKDLSVFVCDVYSDQHMEEIQDFVAEGGGLLIGGHAWYWAQTHPGRNPMTDFLGNKILNKMGLSLLAATIGAGTYKATKETYHFRQVLHSFVGHVTQGTTLTEQDEEELEKLESGCINFLNMKAYDSYSYTQVLTILTDMLKSHMPQVSENNPVKTPTDHLLLSLGIEVYNVSPDRDALLPYLIHDAKMPFVYNRRLRINADTAGSAEWISTGLYLSPGLKTEMIMPAELVNKNWMVQIGCQSDYLNHEELKRAPRVHQTFLIDAEKMEVWNLWGGLIYLVAPPNTKVEGAEVRVQIAMPAPYYKCGVTTADEWPSLRTAPAPWAEFEFDNIVLTVPSEVIRGLERPDEVAGLWNDIMKGVADLAVIPRKFERKERIVADVQISAGWMHAGYPVMMHSSIASELFRLNDARTKGLWGETHELGHNQQRSNWEFSPHTTEATCNLWSVYVHEEVLGLNRAKAHEALTLKERKERVEKYIREGRNLSNWNVWVALETYLQLQERFGWGAFKEVFAAYHEMSGVPTDNDGKMNLYAETFSRAVEMNLCGFFKAWGWPITRATEEILCSLPPWRDHPMV
- the LOC131969464 gene encoding TRPM8 channel-associated factor homolog isoform X2, with product MSDQPTQSYHEGAYKSLMRGLTELNILVDSVPCELVLSGDHAFPLAMNSQGQVLMAASLYGSGRIVVLSHESYLTLFPALVENAVTWLRGDGSDNLSVGVHNSAKWVAKNLSKSGFNVQVVGKFSDSAGVGVYVTDAYSVAPDANDLVAFMKAGGGVLIGGQAWHWATSHPPETTILQFPGNKVSGVSGINFTPYYGTAEILPVPPHIPSSWMALRVGKNFEDDWKSLLQGVSEFDLGRDLVASEVLVHGPLAFPIGTTEDGRAFLAGTYYGKGRVIAIAHEAPMSSKALSSFWNNAIGWLDQGRKGVVGVVPGRGYLSQSGLQYEETEFRKDLSVFVCDVYSDQHMEEIQDFVAEGGGLLIGGHAWYWAQTHPGRNPMTDFLGNKILNKMGLSLLAATIGAGTYKATKETYHFRQVLHSFVGHVTQGTTLTEQDEEELEKLESGCINFLNMKAYDSYSYTQVLTILTDMLKSHMPQVSENNPVKTPTDHLLLSLGIEVYNVSPDRDALLPYLIHDAKMPFVYNRRLRINADTAGSAEWISTGLYLSPGLKTEMIMPAELVNKNWMVQIGCQSDYLNHEELKRAPRVHQTFLIDAEKMEVWNLWGGLIYLVAPPNTKVEGAEVRVQIAMPAPYYKCGVTTADEWPSLRTAPAPWAEFEFDNIVLTVPSEVIRGLERPDEVAGLWNDIMKGVADLAVIPRKFERKERIVADVQISAGWMHAGYPVMMHSSIASELFRLNDARTKGLWGETHELGHNQQRSNWEFSPHTTEATCNLWSVYVHEEVLGLNRAKAHEALTLKERKERVEKYIREGRNLSNWNVWVALETYLQLQERFGWGAFKEVFAAYHEMSGVPTDNDGKMNLYAETFSRAVEMNLCGFFKAWGWPITRATEEILCSLPPWRDHPMV